One segment of Curtobacterium poinsettiae DNA contains the following:
- a CDS encoding AMP-binding protein: MTSVDPLTTVDPWNHPAAVPAAADHSVLDRWDRVVALRGDAAALAGDGRPYTYAEADRASRALAAALAVTLRPDDHSGAGVGDTPGGASKPVGLMAGQSTEAVIGILALVRAGRTVVVLDDHLPAARLAHVARLAGVDEILADAERAVLAADVIAERDGRVHALGELLDAGELLDAGELLDAGELLHTGEPLDAGGPGAAPSADTVGVRPGGRDPFAIVFTSGSTGMPKGVVLTHRQQIANAEQDAAALGLGPGDRLGVVLPLSFAAGLLFSFDTLLCGGTIVLLEPRELGVERLLGRFRDDDVNVLVCTPHLLRSIIGSQSAPGSHGTAAGTAPVLGGLRFLMTTGESVTGADLAAARPHLDPDTLLLNAFGSSETACVAYCPVAPGEPVPEGVVPAGWPLPGKTVLVLREDGSPADPGETGELVVVSDALTAGYWGAPEKTAERAGHTGEAEAVAGIPVGTPSWRQGDLARVDPDGRLVLLGRSDDAVKVRGYLVEPSEVEAALRAVPEVHDAVVTAQVDPGSVTRLVAYVVGRPGHRTPAPGALRRALRERLPEYMVPASIVPMTELPRNERGKVDRAELPGAPSVETEMVEGEYDQWELVVGQIWAEVLGLRGVHLDEDFSALGGDSLSAEEMLAVVQDRLGVDLRSSDVLEHPTLRAFARRVRSGTSALPSHPDVVKVSEAREGGRPPVFCFAGGGALALTFLPLSRHLPAHDLYAFQQHALERRGMPDWNIERSARRYLALMRIVQPRGPYLLVGHSLGGLVALEIARLLTESGEQVEHVVLLDTYLPRTKSEQARLHFGRMEPRDQPNSAVRAVQRGLDRAVRRVLPAGVPYGALFAKRLRAYTAGVLRHGGQKDFDAFFDQAEIVTRRHHPTPFHGRATYVLADANPDAAGWSALLRGPTEMVRIASEHTSLLREPHVAELAVALRAAFETADVPQV, encoded by the coding sequence GTGACCTCCGTCGACCCGCTGACGACCGTCGATCCCTGGAACCACCCCGCAGCCGTGCCCGCGGCGGCCGACCACTCCGTGCTGGACCGCTGGGACCGCGTGGTGGCACTCCGGGGCGACGCCGCCGCGCTCGCGGGCGACGGCCGTCCGTACACCTACGCCGAAGCGGACCGAGCCTCGCGCGCGCTGGCCGCAGCCCTGGCCGTGACGCTCCGACCCGACGACCACAGCGGCGCCGGCGTCGGCGACACCCCGGGCGGGGCGTCGAAGCCGGTCGGGTTGATGGCGGGGCAGTCGACCGAGGCCGTGATCGGCATCCTCGCGCTGGTGCGTGCCGGACGGACCGTGGTGGTGCTCGACGACCACCTGCCCGCAGCACGCCTGGCGCACGTGGCCCGCCTCGCCGGCGTCGACGAGATCCTGGCCGACGCCGAGCGTGCGGTGCTGGCCGCCGACGTCATCGCTGAACGGGACGGCCGGGTGCACGCACTCGGCGAGCTGCTGGACGCGGGCGAGCTGCTGGACGCGGGCGAACTGCTGGACGCGGGCGAACTGCTGCACACGGGCGAACCGCTGGACGCGGGCGGTCCCGGCGCGGCCCCGTCGGCGGACACCGTCGGCGTGCGCCCCGGCGGGCGGGACCCCTTCGCCATCGTCTTCACCTCCGGCTCGACCGGCATGCCGAAGGGCGTGGTCCTGACGCACCGGCAGCAGATCGCCAACGCGGAGCAGGACGCGGCCGCACTCGGCCTGGGCCCGGGTGATCGGCTCGGTGTCGTCCTGCCGCTGTCGTTCGCGGCCGGGCTCCTGTTCTCGTTCGACACCTTGCTCTGCGGCGGCACCATCGTGCTGCTCGAACCGCGTGAACTCGGTGTCGAGCGGCTGCTCGGGCGGTTCCGGGACGACGACGTGAACGTGCTCGTCTGCACCCCGCACCTGCTGCGCTCGATCATCGGATCGCAGAGCGCCCCCGGGTCGCACGGGACCGCAGCCGGGACCGCACCGGTGCTCGGCGGGCTGCGCTTCCTGATGACCACGGGCGAGTCCGTCACCGGCGCCGACCTCGCCGCGGCTCGACCCCACCTGGACCCGGACACGCTGCTCCTGAACGCCTTCGGCTCGAGCGAGACCGCGTGCGTCGCCTACTGCCCGGTGGCCCCGGGCGAGCCGGTGCCCGAGGGCGTCGTGCCCGCCGGGTGGCCGTTGCCCGGCAAGACGGTCCTCGTGCTCCGTGAGGACGGCAGCCCTGCCGACCCGGGGGAGACCGGCGAGCTCGTCGTGGTCTCCGACGCCCTGACCGCGGGCTACTGGGGCGCGCCGGAGAAGACCGCCGAACGGGCCGGACACACCGGCGAAGCCGAGGCCGTCGCCGGCATCCCCGTCGGGACCCCGAGCTGGCGGCAGGGCGACCTGGCCCGCGTCGACCCCGACGGGCGGCTCGTGCTGCTCGGCCGATCCGACGACGCCGTGAAGGTCCGCGGCTACCTGGTCGAGCCGAGTGAGGTCGAGGCGGCGCTCCGCGCGGTCCCCGAGGTGCACGACGCGGTCGTGACGGCACAGGTCGACCCCGGTTCCGTCACCCGGCTCGTCGCCTACGTGGTCGGTCGCCCGGGGCACCGCACCCCGGCACCGGGCGCGCTCCGGCGGGCGCTCCGTGAGCGGCTGCCCGAGTACATGGTGCCGGCGTCGATCGTGCCGATGACCGAACTACCGCGGAACGAGCGGGGCAAGGTCGACCGGGCCGAACTCCCCGGGGCGCCGAGCGTCGAGACCGAGATGGTCGAGGGCGAGTACGACCAGTGGGAGCTCGTCGTGGGGCAGATCTGGGCCGAGGTGCTCGGGCTCCGGGGCGTGCACCTGGACGAGGACTTCTCCGCGCTCGGCGGCGACTCGCTGTCCGCCGAGGAGATGCTCGCCGTCGTGCAGGACCGGCTCGGGGTCGACCTGCGCTCCTCGGACGTGCTCGAGCACCCGACGCTCCGCGCCTTCGCCCGACGGGTGCGGAGCGGCACGAGCGCGCTGCCGAGCCACCCCGACGTCGTGAAGGTCTCCGAGGCGCGCGAGGGCGGCCGTCCGCCGGTGTTCTGCTTCGCCGGTGGCGGTGCCCTGGCGCTGACGTTCCTGCCGCTCTCGCGGCACCTGCCCGCGCACGACCTGTACGCGTTCCAGCAGCACGCCCTCGAGCGCCGTGGGATGCCGGACTGGAACATCGAGCGGAGCGCCCGCCGCTACCTCGCCCTGATGCGCATCGTGCAGCCCCGCGGCCCGTACCTGCTCGTCGGGCACTCGCTCGGCGGACTCGTCGCGCTCGAGATCGCCCGGCTCCTGACCGAGAGCGGCGAGCAGGTGGAGCACGTCGTCCTGCTCGACACCTACCTGCCCCGCACGAAGTCCGAACAGGCCCGCCTGCACTTCGGCCGAATGGAGCCGCGCGACCAGCCGAACTCCGCCGTCCGCGCCGTGCAGCGGGGGCTCGACCGCGCCGTCCGGCGGGTCCTGCCCGCGGGTGTGCCGTACGGGGCGCTGTTCGCCAAGCGGCTCCGGGCGTACACCGCCGGCGTGCTGCGGCACGGTGGGCAGAAGGACTTCGACGCCTTCTTCGACCAGGCCGAGATCGTCACCAGGCGCCACCACCCGACGCCGTTCCACGGGAGGGCCACCTACGTCCTCGCCGACGCCAACCCCGACGCCGCCGGGTGGTCCGCACTGCTGCGCGGGCCCACCGAGATGGTGCGGATCGCGAGCGAGCACACGTCGCTGCTGCGGGAACCGCACGTCGCCGAGCTGGCGGTCGCGCTGCGGGCCGCCTTCGAGACGGCGGACGTGCCGCAGGTCTGA
- a CDS encoding PIG-L family deacetylase, whose product MQPTEPTSDRPRRTRRATVASVAGVVATVLAVLVAPNLAVQPAVAAAADCSAGRVLNVVAHPDDDLLFQGTDLRKDIDAGRCVRSVIVTAGDAGKPDWYWQERQVGLMAAYASMAGVDPASTTGSTTVAGRTLLTETLTADPRISLVFMDLPDGNVEGNGFWANGYESLQRLYTGDMDTLHTVADAPHSATYTLAQLRATLQGIVQDFAPTDIHTLDHEGEYGDGDHSDHHTVAYLTDQVQRQYTGAHGFTGYMGYPIADRPANLTTAQTQAKADAFFTYAAHDSETCASYQACSARPETSWLSRQYTVGSPVPTNPTDPTDPTDPTPAHEDVTGSASVTASAENPADGQTAVKAVDGVVSGYPDAPTAEWVAPSGRAGTWIQLGWAKATALDAVDLADRPNSVDQVLGGTLTFSDGSSVQVPALSNGGAVQRITFAARSVTWVRFTVTSVSGGTQNVGLAEIRALAPADTTPPPTPTRTDVTGSASVTASAENPADGQTAVKAVDGVVSGYPDAPTAEWVAPSGRAGTWIQLGWAKATALDAVDLADRPNSVDQVLGGTLTFSDGSSVQVPALSNGGAVQRITFAARSVTWVRFTVTSVSGGTQNVGLAEIRALAPASSSGGTTPTPTPTPTPTPTPTPTPTPTPTPTPAPGLRDVTGSATPTAIADNPADGQTVAKAVDGVVSGHPVDHTAEWAVPWGRTGIWIQLDWAAPVALQRIVLHDRPNSDDQITSGTLTFSDGSQVAVGALPNDGSARTVDFTARNVTWVRFTTTGVSNSTINVGLSEVRAWAAG is encoded by the coding sequence ATGCAACCGACTGAACCGACCTCCGACAGACCGCGACGGACGCGACGGGCCACCGTCGCGTCCGTCGCGGGCGTGGTCGCCACGGTGCTCGCCGTGCTGGTCGCGCCGAACCTCGCGGTCCAGCCCGCCGTGGCCGCGGCCGCGGACTGCAGCGCCGGGCGGGTGCTCAACGTCGTCGCCCACCCCGACGACGACCTGCTCTTCCAGGGCACGGACCTGCGGAAGGACATCGACGCGGGGCGCTGCGTGCGCTCGGTGATCGTCACCGCCGGTGACGCCGGCAAGCCCGACTGGTACTGGCAGGAACGCCAGGTCGGGCTGATGGCCGCCTACGCGAGCATGGCCGGCGTCGACCCGGCGTCGACGACCGGCTCCACGACGGTCGCCGGACGGACCCTGCTCACCGAGACCCTCACTGCCGACCCGCGGATCAGCCTGGTCTTCATGGACCTGCCGGACGGCAACGTCGAGGGCAACGGCTTCTGGGCGAACGGCTACGAGAGCCTCCAGCGCCTGTACACGGGCGACATGGACACGCTGCACACCGTCGCCGACGCCCCGCACAGCGCCACGTACACGCTCGCGCAGCTCCGGGCGACGCTGCAGGGGATCGTGCAGGACTTCGCACCGACGGACATCCACACCCTCGACCACGAGGGCGAGTACGGCGACGGGGACCACAGCGACCACCACACGGTCGCGTACCTGACCGACCAGGTGCAGCGGCAGTACACCGGCGCGCACGGCTTCACCGGGTACATGGGGTACCCGATCGCCGACCGTCCGGCGAACCTGACGACGGCCCAGACCCAGGCGAAGGCCGACGCGTTCTTCACCTACGCCGCCCATGACAGTGAGACCTGCGCGTCGTACCAGGCCTGCTCGGCGCGACCCGAGACCTCGTGGCTCAGCCGGCAGTACACCGTCGGCTCGCCGGTGCCGACGAACCCCACCGACCCGACCGACCCCACCGACCCGACCCCCGCCCACGAGGACGTGACGGGTTCGGCGTCGGTGACGGCGAGTGCGGAGAACCCGGCTGACGGTCAGACGGCCGTGAAGGCGGTCGACGGTGTGGTGAGCGGGTACCCGGATGCGCCGACGGCGGAGTGGGTCGCACCGTCTGGTCGTGCGGGGACGTGGATCCAGCTCGGGTGGGCGAAGGCGACGGCGTTGGACGCGGTCGACCTCGCTGATCGGCCGAACTCGGTGGACCAGGTGCTGGGCGGGACGTTGACGTTCTCGGACGGCTCGAGTGTGCAGGTGCCGGCGTTGAGCAACGGTGGTGCGGTGCAGCGGATCACGTTCGCGGCGCGCAGTGTCACGTGGGTGCGGTTCACGGTGACGTCGGTCAGTGGCGGGACGCAGAACGTGGGTCTCGCCGAGATCCGCGCGCTGGCCCCGGCCGACACGACGCCGCCGCCGACCCCGACGCGGACGGACGTGACGGGTTCGGCGTCGGTGACGGCGAGTGCGGAGAACCCGGCTGACGGTCAGACGGCCGTGAAGGCGGTCGACGGTGTGGTGAGCGGGTACCCGGATGCGCCGACGGCGGAGTGGGTCGCACCGTCTGGTCGTGCGGGGACGTGGATCCAGCTCGGGTGGGCGAAGGCGACGGCGTTGGACGCGGTCGACCTCGCTGATCGGCCGAACTCGGTGGACCAGGTGCTGGGCGGGACGTTGACGTTCTCGGACGGCTCGAGTGTGCAGGTGCCGGCGTTGAGCAACGGTGGTGCGGTGCAGCGGATCACGTTCGCGGCGCGCAGTGTCACGTGGGTGCGGTTCACGGTGACGTCGGTCAGTGGCGGGACGCAGAACGTGGGTCTCGCCGAGATCCGCGCGCTGGCCCCGGCGAGCAGCAGCGGCGGCACGACGCCGACGCCGACGCCGACCCCGACGCCGACCCCGACGCCGACCCCGACGCCGACCCCGACGCCGACGCCCACGCCCGCTCCGGGCCTGCGGGACGTCACCGGCTCGGCCACCCCGACGGCGATCGCCGACAACCCGGCCGACGGCCAGACCGTCGCGAAGGCCGTCGACGGCGTGGTGTCCGGCCACCCGGTCGACCACACCGCCGAGTGGGCCGTGCCCTGGGGACGGACCGGCATCTGGATCCAGCTCGACTGGGCCGCCCCCGTCGCGCTCCAGCGCATCGTCCTGCACGACCGTCCGAACAGCGACGACCAGATCACGAGCGGCACGCTGACGTTCTCGGACGGCAGCCAGGTCGCCGTGGGCGCACTCCCGAACGACGGCAGCGCCCGGACGGTCGACTTCACCGCCCGGAACGTCACCTGGGTGCGGTTCACCACCACCGGGGTGTCGAACAGCACGATCAACGTCGGTCTCTCGGAGGTCCGCGCATGGGCAGCTGGATGA
- a CDS encoding glycosyltransferase family 2 protein translates to MTTVAVVICAYTQQRWGDLQDSVESAKRQPEGPEVVVVIDHEPELLARAAARWPELRVVPNTEDRGLSGARNTGVALTDADVVAFLDDDATADPDWLGHMLTALEDPDVVGVGGRATPSWPTATGAGPYADELLWIVGCSYRGLPETPGDVRNVIGSSMAFRRDAILLAGGFRSGIGRVGNQPLGCEETELCIRIAQARPGARIRHEPRSNVSHRVSPDRVTMRYLRRRSYYEGISKAVLSRRVGTGDSLASESTYLTRVIPGAVLRELRHVGRGGGLRAYAIALSVVSTVAGYAVGRVLGTVVVRTPPAPAPLPQPVGTP, encoded by the coding sequence GTGACGACCGTCGCGGTCGTCATCTGCGCCTACACCCAGCAGCGCTGGGGTGACCTGCAGGACAGCGTCGAGTCGGCCAAGCGCCAGCCCGAGGGCCCCGAGGTCGTCGTCGTCATCGACCACGAGCCCGAGCTCCTGGCCCGCGCCGCCGCGCGCTGGCCGGAACTCCGGGTCGTCCCGAACACCGAGGACCGCGGACTCTCCGGGGCCCGGAACACCGGTGTCGCCCTGACCGACGCCGACGTCGTCGCGTTCCTGGACGACGACGCCACCGCGGACCCCGACTGGCTCGGGCACATGCTCACCGCGCTCGAGGACCCCGATGTCGTCGGTGTCGGCGGTCGTGCCACCCCGTCCTGGCCCACCGCCACCGGTGCCGGCCCCTACGCGGACGAGCTCCTCTGGATCGTCGGCTGCTCGTACCGGGGCCTGCCGGAGACCCCCGGCGACGTGCGCAACGTCATCGGGTCGAGCATGGCGTTCCGCCGCGACGCGATCCTGCTCGCCGGCGGTTTCCGCTCCGGCATCGGCCGCGTCGGCAACCAGCCGCTCGGCTGCGAGGAGACCGAACTCTGCATCCGCATCGCCCAGGCCCGTCCCGGCGCGCGGATCCGGCACGAACCGCGCTCGAACGTCTCGCACCGGGTCTCCCCGGACCGCGTGACGATGCGCTACCTGCGCCGCCGCAGCTACTACGAGGGCATCTCGAAGGCGGTGCTGAGCCGTCGGGTCGGCACCGGCGACTCGCTCGCCAGCGAGTCGACCTACCTGACCCGCGTGATCCCGGGCGCCGTGCTGCGCGAACTGCGCCACGTCGGTCGTGGCGGAGGCCTGCGGGCGTACGCCATCGCGCTCTCCGTCGTCTCGACGGTCGCGGGCTACGCCGTCGGCCGGGTCCTCGGAACCGTCGTCGTGCGGACCCCGCCCGCACCCGCACCGCTCCCGCAGCCGGTGGGCACACCGTGA
- a CDS encoding glycosyltransferase family 2 protein translates to MPARTVRPADPRVSVVIPARNEARNLEIILPKLPPVYEVILVDGNSVDDTIAAAQRVMPDIRVVHQTRKGKGNALACGFEAVTGDIVVMFDADCSADPDEIPRFVQALVDGADVAKGTRYSLGGGSDDITIVRNMGNRGLNMLCNIILGTRYSDLCYGYNAFWADVLPEIGLLSSELPKPADGSMLWGDGFEIETVLTCRWSAAELAITEVPSHEKLRVHGSSNLNAVTDGIRVLKSIMHERRRAAIGRAEVRRAAMSVVPPAEQLAAPAAAPVAAAPVAAAPVAASVATPVAASAVAGASVAGAAVVASVVALEEDVA, encoded by the coding sequence ATGCCCGCACGTACCGTTCGCCCTGCAGACCCGAGGGTCTCCGTCGTCATCCCGGCACGGAACGAGGCCCGCAACCTCGAGATCATCCTCCCGAAGCTCCCGCCCGTGTACGAGGTGATCCTGGTCGACGGCAACTCCGTCGACGACACCATCGCCGCCGCCCAGCGCGTGATGCCCGACATCCGCGTCGTGCACCAGACCCGCAAGGGCAAGGGCAACGCCCTGGCCTGCGGCTTCGAGGCCGTCACCGGCGACATCGTCGTCATGTTCGACGCCGACTGCTCCGCGGACCCCGACGAGATCCCGCGGTTCGTCCAGGCACTCGTCGACGGCGCCGACGTCGCGAAGGGCACCAGGTACTCGCTCGGCGGTGGCAGCGACGACATCACGATCGTCCGGAACATGGGCAACCGCGGCCTGAACATGCTCTGCAACATCATCCTCGGCACCCGCTACAGCGACCTCTGCTACGGCTACAACGCCTTCTGGGCGGACGTCCTGCCGGAGATCGGTCTGCTGTCGTCCGAGCTGCCGAAGCCGGCCGACGGTTCGATGCTGTGGGGCGACGGGTTCGAGATCGAGACCGTCCTGACCTGCCGCTGGTCGGCCGCCGAGCTCGCGATCACCGAGGTGCCGAGCCACGAGAAGCTCCGCGTGCACGGTTCGAGCAACCTCAACGCCGTGACCGACGGCATCCGCGTGCTGAAGTCGATCATGCACGAGCGTCGTCGTGCCGCGATCGGCCGTGCCGAGGTCCGTCGCGCGGCGATGAGCGTCGTGCCGCCGGCCGAGCAGCTCGCCGCGCCGGCTGCTGCGCCGGTTGCTGCTGCTCCCGTCGCTGCGGCGCCGGTCGCTGCGTCCGTCGCGACCCCCGTCGCTGCGTCCGCCGTCGCCGGGGCGTCCGTTGCCGGGGCAGCCGTCGTCGCGTCCGTCGTCGCCCTCGAGGAGGACGTCGCGTGA
- a CDS encoding glycosyltransferase: MTRATLAMVLSPVVTGPLVPTWDGALWVGEVDRADVHASSHRDVIALQGSAGYGRARLLVRDHGEPLGFVEAEIIERRRIGGTIDVRALQRAIRPMPAPERRPAAGLVLPSVTVVLCTDGAAGTTMRSVLANGHPDFDVVVVSHGADDDGVATVDIGGHRVTTIPAPDGGLAAARNAGLLVATGDVVAFVDEGAVVDGGWIAAIARAFAADPDVACVTGLVPSAELRTPAQRWHDDRTPGGRTVRRRVFRLDDPVDDLPLHPFAASAYGTGANLAVHRATALRIGGFDTAFGPGTRVGGGDDLDLFTRLLFAGSAIAVEPAAIAWQRSADDVASLRAAAAAHGHGLGAWMTKNALDRDTLTASVDAAPEAISAFARLGLEQGDDAADAAPANGHGTGGARDADAVDAVDAVDAEFAATKRRLRRVERRSVLTAPVLALRERMGGAGTIDRTAHGRHELQRGLDTAGPARPTPGGAMGPAARLGAAAIVVLTLVLAAVGSVVELPTLRASAVAVFLFALLGVAPMLLVRPMSLARFAVLAVTGSLVGTIAIGYTMATFHIWAPTVPFVGVVVLTAAALAVSVPRDVAELRRAGLVHRATARPRWSTTATVTALSLGGLVVVVVAALTHMGDPVPAGLFGSLGPGLVVGLVLVVAAAVIALVRGRALAVPVVVLGGVVQLAQAITYGVPTVTAAARHIGVVEYIRQFGGTNPSADIFQTWSGLFAGAAWVADVGGIVNTILIAAWVPVLLAFSTTIAVGVLAAHWLPGARRPWIAALLTAMTGSLNTTYFSPQSTGILMSIVILVLATGPLRDAAVTTADGSVAAKPRARRVGLSRIIAITLIGIVLAVTHQISPYLTVAALVTLIVFRMLRPWWLPVVVLVPAVVFAALNGDILGRFLSLAAVGRVLDNVQPPAHDMTVLPKPLVTRLAFDIPAAALVVLGLIALVTVLMRRDRTHWALLATAASPISLLVATNYGQEGVFRVVLFATPWIAILAAALPVPAGRFAPVGAVLQRGMRPSAVRFAVAGAAVAALVAIGAFGQTSLDWNRVMTRSQSAATQYYDRTAPAGSVMLLTGSANAVPSNTGARYFDVGYLSREALGPYPDPTGGYDAEADLSNVTRELVVNWSATGYYALVAEPFGAYDERYGYQSDADYQELAAAMASSPYWKRVWSSGTTAMYELTTEGLRHATD, translated from the coding sequence GTGACCCGCGCGACCCTGGCGATGGTCCTCTCGCCGGTCGTGACCGGGCCGCTCGTCCCCACCTGGGACGGCGCGCTCTGGGTCGGCGAGGTGGACCGTGCCGACGTGCACGCGTCGAGCCACCGGGACGTCATCGCCCTGCAGGGATCCGCCGGGTACGGGCGTGCCCGCCTGCTCGTCCGCGACCACGGCGAGCCCCTCGGTTTCGTCGAGGCCGAGATCATCGAACGCCGCCGCATCGGCGGCACCATCGACGTCCGTGCGCTGCAGCGCGCGATCCGGCCCATGCCGGCACCCGAGCGTCGGCCGGCAGCAGGTCTGGTGCTGCCGTCCGTCACCGTGGTGCTCTGCACGGACGGCGCCGCCGGCACGACCATGCGGTCGGTGCTCGCGAACGGACACCCCGACTTCGACGTCGTGGTCGTCTCGCACGGCGCCGACGACGACGGTGTGGCGACCGTCGACATCGGCGGACACCGCGTCACCACCATTCCCGCGCCCGACGGCGGCCTCGCCGCCGCGCGGAACGCCGGCCTGCTCGTCGCGACCGGCGACGTCGTCGCGTTCGTGGACGAGGGCGCCGTCGTGGACGGCGGCTGGATCGCCGCGATCGCCCGTGCCTTCGCGGCCGACCCGGACGTGGCCTGCGTCACCGGGCTCGTGCCGAGTGCCGAGCTCCGGACGCCGGCGCAGCGCTGGCACGACGACCGCACCCCCGGCGGGCGGACCGTCCGCCGCCGGGTGTTCCGGCTCGACGACCCGGTCGACGACCTCCCGCTGCACCCCTTCGCCGCCTCGGCCTACGGCACCGGCGCGAACCTCGCCGTGCACCGCGCGACCGCGCTCCGGATCGGTGGGTTCGACACCGCCTTCGGCCCCGGTACCCGCGTCGGCGGCGGCGACGACCTCGACCTCTTCACACGACTGCTGTTCGCCGGATCCGCGATCGCCGTCGAACCGGCCGCGATCGCGTGGCAGCGATCGGCGGACGACGTCGCGTCGCTCCGCGCCGCCGCTGCCGCGCACGGCCACGGACTCGGAGCCTGGATGACCAAGAACGCACTCGACCGCGACACGCTGACCGCCTCGGTGGACGCGGCACCGGAGGCCATCAGCGCCTTCGCGCGCCTCGGCCTCGAGCAGGGCGACGACGCTGCCGACGCTGCTCCGGCGAACGGCCACGGGACGGGCGGTGCGCGCGACGCAGATGCCGTCGACGCCGTCGACGCCGTTGACGCGGAGTTCGCGGCGACGAAGCGTCGGTTGCGTCGCGTCGAGCGGCGCTCCGTGCTCACCGCTCCGGTCCTGGCGCTCCGGGAACGCATGGGCGGCGCGGGGACGATCGACCGCACGGCGCACGGCCGCCACGAGCTGCAGCGCGGCCTCGACACCGCGGGGCCGGCGCGACCGACCCCCGGTGGCGCGATGGGGCCGGCGGCGCGACTCGGTGCCGCCGCGATCGTCGTGCTGACGCTCGTGCTGGCCGCCGTCGGCAGCGTCGTCGAGCTGCCCACGCTGCGGGCGAGCGCCGTCGCGGTCTTCCTGTTCGCCCTGCTCGGGGTCGCCCCGATGCTGCTCGTCCGTCCGATGTCCCTCGCACGGTTCGCCGTCCTCGCCGTCACCGGGTCGCTCGTCGGCACGATCGCCATCGGGTACACCATGGCGACCTTCCACATCTGGGCGCCGACGGTCCCCTTCGTCGGTGTCGTCGTGCTCACCGCGGCGGCGCTCGCCGTCTCGGTACCCCGTGACGTGGCGGAGCTCCGTCGTGCCGGACTCGTGCACCGTGCGACCGCTCGGCCCCGGTGGAGCACGACCGCCACCGTGACGGCGCTCTCGCTCGGCGGGCTCGTCGTCGTGGTCGTCGCCGCGCTCACCCACATGGGCGACCCGGTGCCCGCCGGCCTGTTCGGCTCGCTCGGACCGGGCCTGGTCGTCGGCCTCGTGCTCGTCGTCGCCGCCGCGGTCATCGCCCTGGTGCGCGGCCGCGCACTCGCCGTGCCCGTCGTCGTGCTCGGCGGTGTCGTGCAGCTCGCCCAGGCGATCACGTACGGCGTGCCGACCGTGACCGCCGCCGCCCGGCACATCGGTGTCGTCGAGTACATCCGCCAGTTCGGTGGGACCAACCCGTCGGCCGACATCTTCCAGACCTGGTCCGGCCTGTTCGCGGGCGCTGCCTGGGTCGCCGACGTCGGGGGCATCGTCAACACGATCCTCATCGCCGCCTGGGTGCCGGTGCTGCTCGCGTTCAGCACGACCATCGCGGTCGGGGTCCTGGCGGCGCACTGGCTGCCCGGCGCCCGTCGGCCGTGGATCGCAGCGCTGCTGACCGCGATGACCGGTTCGCTCAACACCACGTACTTCTCGCCGCAGTCGACCGGCATCCTGATGTCGATCGTGATCCTCGTGCTCGCCACCGGACCGCTGCGCGACGCCGCCGTCACCACCGCCGACGGCTCCGTCGCCGCCAAGCCGCGGGCACGGCGGGTGGGGCTCTCGCGGATCATCGCGATCACCCTCATCGGCATCGTGCTCGCCGTGACGCACCAGATCTCGCCGTACCTGACGGTCGCCGCACTCGTCACGCTCATCGTCTTCCGGATGCTCCGCCCCTGGTGGCTGCCCGTCGTCGTGCTCGTGCCGGCGGTGGTCTTCGCCGCGCTGAACGGTGACATCCTCGGACGGTTCCTGTCGCTCGCGGCGGTCGGACGCGTGCTCGACAACGTGCAGCCGCCCGCGCACGACATGACCGTCCTGCCGAAGCCGCTCGTCACGCGCCTGGCGTTCGACATCCCGGCAGCCGCGCTCGTGGTGCTCGGGCTCATCGCCCTGGTGACCGTGCTGATGCGGCGCGACCGGACGCACTGGGCGCTCCTCGCCACCGCCGCGAGCCCGATCTCGCTGCTCGTCGCCACGAACTACGGCCAGGAAGGCGTCTTCCGCGTCGTGCTCTTCGCGACGCCGTGGATCGCGATCCTGGCGGCGGCGCTCCCGGTGCCCGCCGGTCGGTTCGCCCCGGTCGGGGCGGTCCTGCAGCGGGGGATGCGCCCGTCCGCCGTGCGGTTCGCGGTCGCCGGAGCAGCGGTGGCGGCGCTCGTCGCGATCGGTGCGTTCGGGCAGACCTCGCTCGACTGGAACCGCGTCATGACCCGGAGCCAGTCCGCGGCGACGCAGTACTACGACCGCACGGCACCCGCGGGCTCCGTGATGCTGCTCACCGGTTCGGCCAACGCCGTCCCGAGCAACACCGGCGCACGGTACTTCGACGTGGGCTACCTGTCCCGCGAAGCACTCGGCCCGTACCCGGACCCGACCGGCGGTTACGACGCCGAGGCCGACCTGTCGAACGTGACGCGGGAACTGGTCGTGAACTGGTCGGCCACCGGCTACTACGCCCTGGTCGCGGAGCCCTTCGGCGCCTACGACGAGCGGTACGGCTACCAGAGCGACGCCGACTACCAGGAGCTCGCCGCCGCCATGGCGTCCTCGCCCTACTGGAAGCGGGTCTGGTCGTCGGGGACGACCGCGATGTACGAACTGACGACGGAGGGCCTGCGCCATGCAACCGACTGA